TCAGTGCGGGTGATAAGCGCGTGAATATTATCTTCGCATGAGTCAATACGTTTTTTGCAGGACTCGAAAAGTTCAGCGGCAGAAAATTTTTTCTCCTGAAGTCCTTTAGCTGCAAAGGTTAAATTTAATTCGTAAAGTTCCATAGTAAATTATTCCTCCATAATGCGCGGCACTTTGAAGTATGAGCCGTCAACGTGTGCGCTCTCGTGCAAGATTGCTTCAGTGTCCGGGAATTGTACGACTTTATCATCACGCAAGGGGCATTCTAGGACTTCTGCAAAGCTGAAGGGCTCTACGTCTTTCAAATCGAGTTCTCTGAATCTGTCGAGCATGTCAAGAAAATTATTTATGTAACGCACAGCACCGTCTAATTCTTGTTCTGTAAGGATTAGGCGCGATTCTAATGCGATACTGTTTACTTCTTCGCTAGTTAGTTTCACGAAATTAACTCTCCTTCTTAATGTTGAGTAAAATATAAAATTTTTCGTGAATATTATAGCAAGAGAAATCATATAAAAAGTGTGTCTGTAAATTGCTAAAAATTTTATAATCATTGCTGTAATTTATTATGAAGGGAGAAATTTTCATGAAGAAAAAATTTTTGCTTGCTTTATCACTTGTAATTCTCTTCACGACATCGGCATTTGCTGACCTCGTACCGTTTGATTTCTCGCGTACTGTGAGTGTTCCGGGGAAAAATTTAGTTCGCATTGCAGATAATGAGACTCTGCCGGCTTCATTTGATTTGCGTGATTACGGCGTTGTACCTCAAATCAGAAATCAAGATCCTTGGGGAACTTGCTGGGCGTTCGGTGTTCTTGCTGGAGTCGAGACAGGATATTTAACGCAGGTTTCAAATGATGTCATAGCAAATTATTTGAGCCTTACTTCAAGCGATATGGATTTGTCAGAAATTTATATATCATGGTTCAGGTACATGAATCCCGACAAAAAATATAATTTCAGCTTGGTAATCAACAACAAACTTGTAGAAAATCCGCAATATAATCAAGTCTTTAAAGGCGGCAGTACTTTGCAGGCTCTTGCGATTATGTCAAGGGGTTGGGGCTGGGGGCCTATCGAAGAGAAAAACGGTCTGCCATATTCAGATTTTGACAGCGATACTAAAGCTAAGGAATCAGCAGCAAATATCAAGAGTCCTGATTATTACCCTACAGCACTTAGAATCACAGACGCGTCTTTTGTGGCCGATGATATTTCTTATGATATTATGTTCCTGCCCGAAAATAGAAATGAACTCAAGAAATTAATCATGACAAAAGGTGCTCTCACAATCAGTTACAGTGCTGCACTTGATGAACGCTTCACGAATAAGACAACAGGCGCATATTATTACGGCATAGGCCAAAAAGGGACAGCAGAAGGCGATAACCTTCCAACAGTGTCTGTTCGTCATGGGGAACGGGTTTAACTTCAAGTGCTGCAAACGTCTTCAAGGCCATAAGCGACGGGGAAATCTTGAAAGAAGTATCATTCTATACGACTCAGAACGATGCAGCAGTTACCGTTACAATCAGAAAATACAGCACAACTCACCCAGATACAAATATTGACAGCGGCACACTGATTGAACAAAGCAAAGATATTATAATTCCTCTTGCAGGCTATCACACTTATAAATTAGCTGATCCCGCAACTCTCAACAAAGGCGAGTATTTCAGCGTAATACTTGACATTACAAATCCTTCATATGAATTTCCTATCGCTACAGAAACAAGAATTAACGGATATTCTGATTATGCCGTAGTTTATGACCGTGAAAGCTATTTTTATGAAGATAATAAATGGGTCGACGGAGCATATAATAAAGAAAATAACGCCCCTCACCCTATGAACGCATGTATTAAGGCCTTCACAAAAGTATCTGACGCAAACGTTGACGACGAACCCGAACAAGAATCACCCACTATCGCCGGGATTCCTGTTGAAGATGAACCGGATTACACAGTTGACGATCAATATGTGAAGAATCTCAATCCCGATTATGAAACATTGTCAGGCCGTAAATTTTCGCAGATTCTCGCAGACAACAGCGGCAAAGCATTAACAGCAGGCGTTCAGACAGAAATTATCTTAGTCGACATGACAGAATACTACGAGTACACGCCCGAAATAAGCGCAGACGAAAAACGCGGCTCTTTACCATCAATTCCCGACGAGTTAGACCCGTTATTTAATGCAATGTACTCGCCAGATTTATTTATCGACACTAACGGCGTATTATTTCCGAGTTATGTTGCAAGCGTTGTTACAAGTTCTGACGGAAGCATAACTATTGACGCTGATAATCTCGTGAATTTCAACGGCGGAAAAGTGAATATCCCTGAAAGTTTTTATTTTGTGATTTATAGTGCTGACGTGAGCGGAGAATCAACTATCGGCAATATTAGTGTAGTTGAAGTTACTGCTGCTGAAACGCCTGTTAATCCTGATGAAGACGAAGACACTAATATATATTCAGGCGGAGGATCTAGCGGCTGTAATTCGGGAACATTTGCGGGATTAAGCATTATTGCTGTAATTTTCGCGTTGAAGTCAAGAAATAAATAATTATTTGCAAGAGTCTTGATGATTTTGTCGTCGGGACTCTTTATTTATATTTGCTTGTCGGAGTGATAATAACACAAAAGCCCGCTTTATTGCAGGCTTCTATATTTATAAGAAATTGTATCTGATTATATTCTGGTGGAGCTGAGGAGATTCGAACTCCCGGCCTCGACAATGCGAATGTCGCGCGCTCCCAACTGCGCTACAGCCCCAATGCATTCCGTAAAACGCAAAATATTTTATTCTCGACTCGTTGTATTGTCAAGAAATTAGCTGTATTGACGTTCGACAGCGCCGTGTACTTCTTCTAATACTGCTTGATACTCTTGACGGCGGCGGCCAAAGCATACGTCCATTTGCTCATAGAATGTAACGCTTTCGAGTCCCACGAATCTTTGTGCGATCGCTTCAGATGTCGGCATGTATCTAATTTTGCCGTTGTACATTTTAACGACTGTAACGCCGCTGATTCCCTCGTCAAGCAAAATTACTGCTGCTGCTCCGATTTGTTTGCCGAAATTTACATCATATGCAGAAGTCGAACCGCTGCGGACAATATGACTCGGAATAACTTCGCGAATCTCAGGAATCTCAAACACGCCGGGGACATACATTCCGGAAGTCTTCATAAATTGTTTGATTTCGGGGTCTTCACGCATCATATTTTCGAGGGTTTCTTTTACGAATCTTCCTGCGCCCGCTAACTTTGGATGACCGAACGAGTCCGCCTGTGCTGCTCCGCCGTCAGAGAATAATTTTCCGTCCTCGCCTCTTACACCTTCAGCTACAACAATTGTGTAAGTGCCTGCGTGAACGTCGGAATTAAGAATCCTGCGAATGTAATAATGCTTCAAATGATCGTAAACTGCGTTGAAATCTACAGGTACTTCAGGAATTAATATGCAGTCAGCGTCGGCAGCAATTCCGCCCCTAAAAGCTGTGTGGCCTGCATAACGTCCGAAAACTTCAATGACCATGATTCTATTATGAGTCGTTCCTGTTGTCTTGAGGTCGTCAACGATCGTAGCAATTTTGTTGATTGCCGAGTCTCCGCCTACAGAATAAGTCTGTAAATCCAAATCCATTGTCTTGGGAGCATGAACGCAGGGGATTCCGTGTTCTGATAAATCAACGACAACGCTTCCGGTATCATCACCGCCGGAAATTACAAGCCCGTTTAAATTGTGCTTGCGTAATCCCATCATGATTCTGTCATATTTGTCGGGATCGTTAATCTTGGAAATTTTGACTCTGCTGTGTCCTGCGTCGCTTCCTGCAAATGACGAATTTACATGATCCGTGCGTTCTTCGTCGAGCTCTACAAGGTGATCGAAATCAACGAGATTATATAAACCTGCATAACCGTTTGGAATCGTATAAGTTCTGATTCCGCGCATTAATGCAGCCTTTGCCGCACCTCTGATAACTGCATTGAGTCCGCCGCAGTCGCCTCCGGATGTGATTATTCCGATGTTCTTCATGTTGCTTTTGTTATCCACGATATAAATAGCTCCTTTGCGAGAAAAAATTTTTTATGAACTTGTTAATAATTATACAGTGATTCGAAAAATTTATGTAAAGTGTAAACCGCAAAATTTCTTATGACATAAATAATAATTGCGCTAAAATATTTATTGTTTACATGTTTACAGATTTATTTATGAGATTTTAGGGCATTACTTCGGGAATTTGCTTTATTGACTGATGAAAATTTTTGCGGGGGCAGATTTGATTAATCAGGCGGGGCAATTTCCGGAAGAGTTACATAAAATTTATTATTAAATCTTAACAGGAGGAATCTTTATTATGACGACAGGACCTGTATTAGGTGAATTCTTCGGCACTCTAGTTCTAGTAGTATTCGGCGACGGCAACGTTGCAAATTTAGTACTCAAAGACTCAAAAGCTAATGGCTCTAACTGGGTTCATATTTGCTGGGGCTGGGCTTGGGCTGTAGGTCTTGGAGTTTTCGCGGCAAATGCATTCGGAAGCGCAGAGGCAGATTTGAATCCCGCTGTAACAGTTGCAAAGACTCTCGCAGGCGTTTACG
The Synergistaceae bacterium genome window above contains:
- a CDS encoding 6-phosphofructokinase, which encodes MKNIGIITSGGDCGGLNAVIRGAAKAALMRGIRTYTIPNGYAGLYNLVDFDHLVELDEERTDHVNSSFAGSDAGHSRVKISKINDPDKYDRIMMGLRKHNLNGLVISGGDDTGSVVVDLSEHGIPCVHAPKTMDLDLQTYSVGGDSAINKIATIVDDLKTTGTTHNRIMVIEVFGRYAGHTAFRGGIAADADCILIPEVPVDFNAVYDHLKHYYIRRILNSDVHAGTYTIVVAEGVRGEDGKLFSDGGAAQADSFGHPKLAGAGRFVKETLENMMREDPEIKQFMKTSGMYVPGVFEIPEIREVIPSHIVRSGSTSAYDVNFGKQIGAAAVILLDEGISGVTVVKMYNGKIRYMPTSEAIAQRFVGLESVTFYEQMDVCFGRRRQEYQAVLEEVHGAVERQYS
- the gatC gene encoding Asp-tRNA(Asn)/Glu-tRNA(Gln) amidotransferase subunit GatC; this encodes MKLTSEEVNSIALESRLILTEQELDGAVRYINNFLDMLDRFRELDLKDVEPFSFAEVLECPLRDDKVVQFPDTEAILHESAHVDGSYFKVPRIMEE